AAGGACGGATGGAACCGCTACAGGACGATCTGCCTTTCTCCGATCATGCCCCTACACCCCAAGGTGTACTGGAGCAATCCGAGACCATGCGTCTGGTGGAAGCTGCTATCGAAGCACTGCCTCCGTTGCAGCGAATGACTTTCCGGCTGAAAGAGATCGAAGGCTACGAAAGCGAGGTAATCGCCCGGCTCGTAGGCGTGAAGGTCGAAGCCGTTTATACCAACTTGAGCCGCGCCCGACGCGCACTGCGTACAGCACTGGCTCTCCAACTCAAACGATGATGAAACGAATAGGGTTCAACAAAAAAGCTGTTCCGACCGAAGCGGAAATCGGCCAATTGTTAGATAAGTACTTCGACGGGCTTACCTCCGGAGCAGAAGAGGATCGCCTGCGTCGCTATTTTGCTACGGCCAAGCAGCCCGAGCAGTGGGAGCACTTGCGCCCCCTCTTCGGTTATGTCAGTTGCAGGCGTGCCGTGGATGGGCGTTTCCTTTCCGACACTCGGAAACTTGCTACCCGCAACTTGCTCTCAAGACGTATCCTGTGGAGTGTAGGAGGAGCCTCCGTAGCAGCGGCCATCGCTCTGACGATCGCTCTCCGATCGCCTCATGTGGCGGATCAGCCACTGCCGACTACGGGTTCCTTCGCCGTGGTGAACGGCGAGCGTGTGAACGATCCCGATCTGGTGCGACTGTATGCACAGGAAGCCTTCGATGCTGTATCCATCGATAGGGAGGAGTTGGCACAGGAGCTTTTCGACCTTTGACAGATAGATGAGCGAATACATAAATCAGAACAAAACAGTATCAGCAATAAAAACGATGAAACAGTACAAACTATATCTGTTCACCCTGCTCCTGTGCCTGACGGCTCTTGCTTCGGCATACGGACAGAGTTCGGCGCAGCCCCATGTACAAGGGGTATTCGACCACTACGGCCGAGCCAAAGATGTGACAATGGTGGTGATGAACCGTGAGATGTTGGTCGAATACGACATCCATCTGTACAAGAGCCTGACCATGCGCGATCCGGGCAAACGCCTGCAGAAGATACAGGCTGCGGTATCCGCTGATCGAAAGTCTGCCAAGAGTATCAAGGAAGTGATAGACTCCGGTATCCTGACTTCGGGCTACTATGAATTGCCTCCGGCCAACGGTCTGAACCGATATGTACTCTATCGCTACAATCCTAAACGCGGTATCACACTCATCTACATCGAGGGTAAGATCGGTTCCGAGGATCTGGTATCGCTCCTGATGCAAAACAAGAATTGATAAACAACTAACATATAAAATACAGGATCACTTATGAAAAAAGCATTTCTCTTAGGCCTCGCCGGTATCTTCTTCGCTCAAACGGCTATTGCCGGCAATGCCGCGCAAGGAGTTCCCGACACGACTGTCCGAATCGAGGACAAAGTACTCGTCATCAACGAAACCGAGGACGACATCGACATCATGCTCTATCGTTACAATCCCGACGGCACGCGCGGACGCAGCGAACAAGTATTCAAAGGAGTATATCTCAAAGGGAGGAGTATCGAACAGCGTTTCCGCAATACGATCTTCGATGTACCTCTGAATCTTACGAGAAGCAACAAGTGCTCCGGCGACAAACGTATTCGTTCCATTGGATCGGGTTCTTTCAAACTCGGATTCGTGAACCTGACAGGTTCTGCAGGCGAGCATATCAATGCCAGCTCTTCGCTTCGCTATACGCTCGGTTTGATGAGCGTCTCGTACCGACTCAATGACTGGCTGGTGATAGCTCCCAATCTGGACATCGAGTTCAACTCCATTCACTTGAAGAACAATTATTCATTTCAGGATGTCGAGGGGCTTACCCAAGTACTCCCGGCTGCGGAAGGAGTCACTTACGACAACAGCCGACTGCACATCACCTATATGAACGTCGCCGTACCGTTTATGATGAAGAAGTGCCGCAGCTCCTTTTCCCTCTATGCCGCTCCGGTGCTGAAGTTCAAGACGGCTTCCAGCTCTAAGGTGTGGTTGCCGGACAACAAGAGTCACCAGAAACACGGTCGCGATCTGAACCTGAATCCTATCGTCCTCGAAGCTCGTGTCGGTATCAATTACAGTGCTTTCAATCTCTATGGTTCTTATACGCTTACACCCCTGTTCCGCAGTGGGAAAGGACCTGACACACGCATGTTCGCCATCGGCTTCGGTTTTGGCTTCTAAAAACGAAAAAGCAATGAAACGTTTCTTTTTGACCACCGCTATACTGCTGTCCTCCGTGCTTGCCTCTTACGCCGACAGCCTTCCTTCGGCCGTTCGCGATACGGTGATTCGTGCCGGGGAGAAAACCATTATGATCAAGGATGGTGAGGACGATTTCGAGGTAATTATACAGGAGTCCATGCCTTCCGGAGATACGATCCGAAACGAAAAGATATTCAGAGGTGTCTATCGCAATGGTCGCAGCATCGAACAACGCTTTCGGAATACTTTGATCAATCGGCCGAACAGGGATAAGGAAATGCCCGTTTGGGGTACCTACGGTTTCGGCTCTTTCGAATGGGGTGAGTTGAAGGTCGATGACTCTCATTCCGACATAGGTCGGAGTCATTCCTACCGTGTTTCGATTCAGATCTTCGGAGACATCTACCGTCTGAACAAGTATCTGGTGCTTACTTATGCCCTCGGTTGGGATGCCGACATTTACCGCATCACCGACTCCAAAACGCTGAAGAATATCGACGGAGTGACTACCGTAGTGGACGTGCCCGGCCGAGCCGAATGTACACTCACTGCTGCATATCTGAAAGCCATGCCGGCATTGGCATTCAATGGGGTCGGTTCTAACTTGACTGTTTATATAGCTCCTGTATTGAGAGCCAAAGTATATTCTGCTGCTACGACCGATGGCCCCGATGGCCGGCTGGAAAAGTTGAGGAGGGTCAAACTGAACACCTTCTCGGTCGAAGCCCGTGCCGGTATCAACTATCGCAACGCAGGGATTTTCTTCACCTACTCGCTGACACCGCTTTTCCGAAGCGGCAAAGGCCCCAAGCTCCATCCTTACACAATCGGTTTGTCCTTGAGCTTGTAAATACTCGCCCATATCTATTCGGACAAACCTCAAAAACGGATGCGGGACAGAATAAGGTTTTTAATACCTCATCTGTCCCGCATGCTATCTATTGATACACAGGTATCCGATAAAAATAGTCCATCTATATCCTAATTACTCTATCGAGACCTTTGCAAAATAAGGAGATGGAGGGAAGAGGAGTTCTTGGCATAAAAGGAGCGAGTGAAAGGGGTGGCAGTAAGGAGTGAAAGTAGTTGTAAATCCCCCCTTGAGGAGCTACTTGCACGAGCTCCTCAAGGGGGGTTATGCCTTATCCTACGGATGAGGACATAATTATCCCCGGGGTTCTGTATAAATTAAAGGCGATGCTTTCAAGAATGTTTTGAGTATGGGTCTTGGCAAGTCCCCGGTATCGACATCGTCCGCCATGAAACCACCGGCGAATACTGCCAAAGGTGCGTTCGATGGTGCTCCGTATCGGACCGATTGCTTTGTTTCGTTGCTTCTCTTCCTCGGTCAATGCCCTGTTGCGTTGTGCCTTGTGCATGATGCCGTCTTGAAGGTGATGGGTTTGCAGGTAGGAACGATTTTCCCCGCAAGCATATCCTTTGTCCGCCAAGACGGCTGTACCTTGAGGTATGTTTGCACCCTGCAATAGGGGAATAAACTCCTTCGTGTCACTGCGGTTCGCAGCTGTCGTTATCACCTTTTGAACAATGCCTTGAACATTGGTCAGACAATGCTTTTTGTATCCGTAGTGATAACGCTTTTGTTTGTACACCCAACGGGCTTCTTCATCCGTCCCTTTACGCTGACGGACAACCTGTTTTTGATAATCCTCCTCTGCCTCTTTTTCCGCCTCGCTCCGATTGTCTTGCCTGTCGTCTGCGACTTCAATCGTAATGCTTCCGTTGGGTTTATGCGGCGTCTCCACAAGGCTTGCATCCACAAGCACCCCTTCCCTGACCGAAATGTGATGGCGGGAAAGTTGTTTGTTAAACTGCGCCAATAGTTTGTCCATGAGACCCAACTCTGTCAGTGCCGAACGAAATCGACTGATGGTGCTGTGGTCGGGAGATACCTCTTCCATCTTCAGCCCCAAGAATCGGGAAAAGGTGATTGAATCATTGATGCGCTCCTCCAAAGCACAATCACTGAGGTTGTACCATGTCTCCAAAAGCAACATCTTGAATAAGAGAATCACGTCATAAGCCGGGGCGCCGATGGCATTTTGTCGCTTCGTGTATTTCTTGTTGATCAGCGTCCTGATCGGACGCCAATCGATAAGCGTGTCAACCTGATTGAGGAAGTCGTTTTGTGCTTTGCGATAACGCTTTGAAAGGAGTGCGTCTGCAAATGTTACATGCTCATCGGTATTCTTGGATTGGTATGCCATGGGAGGAATATTATGCTGTTTTTAACACTCAAATATACAAAAAACTCCCTATTACACAATGAATTAACAAACAAAATACACACCAATCGCCGTGCAAAGGTCTCCTATCACATGTCTCCCAGTAGTAATCATCATTAAATAAGTCTGGAGCAGATCTCTTCCTAAACTCTATTTTAATACCACTATACCACTTGACACTAATGTTATAATTGCAGAGAAATCATAACTGTCGTAAAGTACTCCAAATCGTCCTCTGTACGAATGTGTACCACTGGCTCTAATATTATTCTCATCTATAACAGAAAAATTTGCTATTGATAATGAATTCTGTACATATGTCCTTCCTTTGAAGCAAGAATTATAATACTCTCTGCAAAAAGCCTCAAGAAATTTATTGACATCTTGTTTTTTTACGAAGCTAGAAAGAGTATTAGTTTCTTCTACAGAAGTCTTATTGATTTGTTGTGCTTCTACTTGGATAGAAGAGAAAATTGCTAAAAAAAACATCAATAGTAATGCTTTAGTCTTTTTCATAACCTAAAAAATGAGTTAAAAATTCCAAAAATAATAATCTTGAAAATCAGTGAACATATGGAACAGGCATCCTATCCCTATTGGGCGTATCCACCAAGGCAGATTAAATCTTTTTAGTGGCACGACACAAAGTATCGTATAAAATCCTATTGCCCAATAAGAATGCAGTGGATGAAATCCGATACTGCATCTGTTTGGGTCGAATATGGGTGTTGCCAATAAATGATCTAAATCTACCAACATTGTGGATAGCATGATTAAATAAGCCTTTATGCGTTTGCCTTTCTGAAAGAATAAGGCAAACAATAGAGGTGCAAAAAAATGGAAAGAATAGTGAACAATAAATTGGATACTCATTTGAGCTTAATAATTTTATTATACTTAAAACGATGCATATTCCACTAAATAGTCTTCATTAGTTGTCTTTTTGCAGATTAGCAATAAGAAAACAAACAATCAGAGAGCATATAGCTGTCCATAAAGGCAGCTCAGTAAGAAGACCCAAACCATTGGACTCGCTCGGACCATAACGTATTTTAGGAAAGATGACTATAATCCTATATAACAGAAATGAAGTTTCAAAAATAGCCTTTTTATTATGTATTTTTAGTTGTTTTATTATTGCTGTATGTGGAGTCAAGGCGATTTGTTAATCTTTTGAATCAAAAGCTTTACCAATCCCATACATTATTGGTAGAGAAAGCCAAACTAAGAATGTATGCTCCCTCTACGAGTAAAACAATAAATAATATTTGATAACAACAAGGGAAATAGCACAACTCGTCTTGCTATTTTTAAACGATCTGACATGGTAATTTAATTATTATCCGTAGGCTGTCATCAGCCTACGGATGAGAAATTTGCAATTATAGACCGCCGCTTCCGCCGGTTTGTTCGCCACCGCCTTCGCTCGGAGTGGAGGGAGAGGTGGTGTCATCTACTTTCTGACCGTTGCGATAGACAGCCAAACGGATATTGTCAGCTACGGCTGAGAGCGTGTTATTGATATAGAAGCGGATTCTGGGCTTTTTGAGGATGGAGGCATTCACCTCTTTCTCTGTCTCTACGTACTTCGAGGGAACGGACACGCGGAAGGTGCCGATCTGTCCGAGTCTGACGGTGTTGCCCTCGGTGAGTTCGCGCTGGAGGTAGTAGGCGAGTCGGTCGATGGCATTGCGCACATCGCCTGTGGTCAGGGAGGACATCTCTGCAATGTCTTTGATGACGTCCTCGTACTCGATTACTCGGGGTTTGTCCATTTGGGCATAGTACATGGTCTTGTCCTTGTGCTTGCCGATCTTCATGAGACGGCTCTTGACTGATAGGTTCAGCATTTCGTTTTTTTTTGGTTAAGTGAATTATGGTGATTATTCTCACGTTGTTCTTTTTCTTGAGCCATGACGATGTGCAACCACGGGGAAAATCTCCCGGGAGGTACCACGAAGGCCGAAAGGATTGAGATTTGAAGGGCGAAATGCCTCCCGATACGAAGCGTGGGGAGGTAATACTATAAAGCCCTGAGGGGTTATACTATAAAGGGTAGAGACTTTTAAGTATAAAGTATGGAGACTTGATACTATAAAGTCATGGGGGGTTATACTATAAAGGGTAGAGGCTTTTAAGTATAAAGTGCGGAGACTTGATATTTGCAGGCCTTCGGCGGTTTTGTTCAGGTGCGGACAAACGTCTGCCCGATGATGCTCCGAAAAGAGATATGAGTGGGCAAAACCGATACGCTGCGAGACTTCCCGATGGAGGCCTTGCAGAGGTTGTAACAGGCTGTTTGTCAGCCCTTTACAAATGTAAATAGGGGGGGTAAAATGCCTTTATTCGGCATT
This genomic stretch from Porphyromonas gingivalis ATCC 33277 harbors:
- a CDS encoding DUF6108 family protein, with the translated sequence MKQYKLYLFTLLLCLTALASAYGQSSAQPHVQGVFDHYGRAKDVTMVVMNREMLVEYDIHLYKSLTMRDPGKRLQKIQAAVSADRKSAKSIKEVIDSGILTSGYYELPPANGLNRYVLYRYNPKRGITLIYIEGKIGSEDLVSLLMQNKN
- a CDS encoding HU family DNA-binding protein, which encodes MLNLSVKSRLMKIGKHKDKTMYYAQMDKPRVIEYEDVIKDIAEMSSLTTGDVRNAIDRLAYYLQRELTEGNTVRLGQIGTFRVSVPSKYVETEKEVNASILKKPRIRFYINNTLSAVADNIRLAVYRNGQKVDDTTSPSTPSEGGGEQTGGSGGL
- a CDS encoding IS5 family transposase, which gives rise to MAYQSKNTDEHVTFADALLSKRYRKAQNDFLNQVDTLIDWRPIRTLINKKYTKRQNAIGAPAYDVILLFKMLLLETWYNLSDCALEERINDSITFSRFLGLKMEEVSPDHSTISRFRSALTELGLMDKLLAQFNKQLSRHHISVREGVLVDASLVETPHKPNGSITIEVADDRQDNRSEAEKEAEEDYQKQVVRQRKGTDEEARWVYKQKRYHYGYKKHCLTNVQGIVQKVITTAANRSDTKEFIPLLQGANIPQGTAVLADKGYACGENRSYLQTHHLQDGIMHKAQRNRALTEEEKQRNKAIGPIRSTIERTFGSIRRWFHGGRCRYRGLAKTHTQNILESIAFNLYRTPGIIMSSSVG
- a CDS encoding RNA polymerase sigma factor — protein: MEVEAFAHSVAPLAPRLKRVAYSILDDEEAAADVSQEALMRLWINRERLGGYDSIEAVAVTTARRIALDMLRKEGRMEPLQDDLPFSDHAPTPQGVLEQSETMRLVEAAIEALPPLQRMTFRLKEIEGYESEVIARLVGVKVEAVYTNLSRARRALRTALALQLKR
- a CDS encoding DUF6122 family protein — its product is MSIQFIVHYSFHFFAPLLFALFFQKGKRIKAYLIMLSTMLVDLDHLLATPIFDPNRCSIGFHPLHSYWAIGFYTILCVVPLKRFNLPWWIRPIGIGCLFHMFTDFQDYYFWNF